A window from Thermodesulfobacteriota bacterium encodes these proteins:
- a CDS encoding cysteine synthase family protein has product MEALPLKQAVESVQREGKEDRYSLLTQIGNTPLIQIRQLARHLRKVEIYAKAEWLNPGGSVKDRAGYKIIEDGERSGLLTRDKIILDSTSGNTGIAYAMIGAVKGYRVQLVVPANISEERKKALESYGVMLVYTDPILGSDGALIEARKIYEANPDRYFKADQYNNPSNWKAHYETTGVEIFYQTGGRVTHFVAGVGTGGTLMGTGRRLREFNPNIKLYGVQPDSGFHGIEGLKHMETAIKPGIYDESLLDGTFFVKTEDAFEMARRLTREEGLWVGPSSGAAFWASLKLAEAIGEGLIVTIFPDGGARYPEYCIDCEKQKIRLSKEYPQYAPSAR; this is encoded by the coding sequence ATGGAAGCCCTTCCTTTAAAACAGGCGGTGGAATCCGTTCAAAGAGAGGGGAAAGAGGACCGTTACTCCCTTCTCACCCAGATCGGAAACACCCCCTTGATCCAGATCCGTCAGTTGGCGCGGCACCTCCGAAAGGTTGAGATCTACGCCAAGGCCGAATGGCTCAACCCGGGCGGCTCCGTAAAGGACCGTGCCGGATATAAGATTATTGAGGATGGGGAGCGATCGGGTCTATTGACCCGGGACAAGATCATCCTCGACTCCACTTCGGGCAATACGGGGATTGCCTATGCCATGATCGGGGCGGTCAAAGGCTACAGGGTTCAACTGGTCGTCCCGGCAAACATCAGCGAGGAGAGGAAGAAGGCGCTGGAGTCTTACGGGGTGATGTTGGTCTATACCGATCCCATCCTGGGGTCGGATGGGGCCCTGATCGAAGCGAGAAAGATCTACGAGGCCAACCCGGATCGCTATTTTAAGGCCGATCAATACAACAATCCTTCGAACTGGAAGGCTCACTACGAGACCACAGGGGTCGAAATCTTCTACCAGACCGGCGGGAGGGTGACCCACTTCGTGGCTGGGGTTGGGACGGGCGGAACCTTGATGGGGACAGGAAGGAGACTGAGGGAATTCAACCCCAACATCAAACTCTATGGCGTACAGCCGGACAGTGGTTTTCATGGGATCGAAGGCTTGAAGCACATGGAAACCGCGATCAAGCCGGGCATCTATGACGAAAGCCTTCTGGATGGCACCTTCTTCGTGAAGACGGAAGATGCCTTCGAAATGGCCAGGCGCCTCACCCGGGAGGAGGGGCTCTGGGTCGGACCTTCCTCGGGAGCGGCCTTCTGGGCCTCCCTCAAACTGGCCGAAGCGATCGGAGAGGGTCTGATCGTAACGATCTTTCCCGATGGGGGCGCACGGTATCCGGAATATTGCATCGATTGCGAGAAACAGAAGATCAGGCTTTCGAAGGAGTACCCCCAGTATGCTCCTTCAGCCCGATGA
- a CDS encoding rhodanese-like domain-containing protein: MGSSAFAVPNGGYARPELIIQPEELKALIDRRVPELRIIDVREKIKYLAGHIPGAVNIWRPDITDKDHPLPGMMAPQRQIEELMARLGVSNHHTLVIYSDGPDAARLWWILAYYGFPISRMKLLDGGVEGWKAKGYPTEMVPPSTSPAPFKLPGKTSTTEPLLCGLPEVRGALKDPKKVVLDVRASKEYLGEEALTGAAKPGRIPGVKWIEWREVLVKEGPYKGFWRPAEEIRKLFADIGVTPDKEVHIY; encoded by the coding sequence TTGGGATCCTCGGCCTTTGCCGTCCCAAACGGTGGCTATGCACGACCCGAGCTGATCATTCAGCCCGAGGAATTGAAGGCCCTCATCGATCGGAGGGTCCCTGAGCTTCGAATCATCGATGTAAGAGAAAAAATAAAGTATCTCGCAGGCCATATTCCTGGGGCCGTGAACATTTGGAGGCCCGATATCACCGACAAAGACCACCCCCTTCCGGGAATGATGGCCCCGCAACGCCAGATCGAGGAGCTGATGGCTAGGCTCGGGGTCAGCAACCATCACACCTTGGTGATCTATTCGGATGGACCGGATGCGGCCCGTCTCTGGTGGATCTTGGCCTACTATGGTTTCCCGATCTCCCGGATGAAATTATTGGATGGGGGCGTGGAGGGATGGAAGGCCAAGGGTTATCCGACCGAGATGGTCCCCCCTTCGACGAGCCCGGCTCCATTCAAACTCCCGGGAAAGACCAGCACGACCGAGCCCCTTCTCTGCGGTTTGCCAGAGGTAAGGGGGGCTTTAAAAGACCCGAAAAAGGTGGTCCTCGATGTGAGGGCGAGCAAGGAATACCTCGGAGAGGAGGCGCTGACGGGTGCGGCCAAACCCGGACGGATCCCAGGCGTGAAATGGATCGAGTGGAGAGAGGTGCTCGTCAAGGAAGGGCCTTACAAGGGCTTCTGGAGGCCGGCCGAGGAGATTCGGAAACTCTTTGCCGATATCGGGGTCACCCCGGACAAAGAGGTCCATATTTACTGA
- a CDS encoding sulfide-dependent adenosine diphosphate thiazole synthase produces MSEEKGKIFAPVSEKEVTRAIVEGFAKQFIEYVESDCLIIGGGPSGLMAGRDLALKGLRVLIVERNNYIGGGFWIGGYLMNKLTVREPGQKILGELGIPYEKVTEGLYVADGPHACSKLIASACDAGVKFANMTIFDDVVLKEGNRVRGAVVNWTPVEALPREITCVDPIALEAKVVVDSTGHDACVVKKLEERGLIKTSGYGAMWVEASEDLVVQHTGEAYPGLVVTGMAVATTFGLPRMGPTFGAMLLSGRKGAEVILKKLGQ; encoded by the coding sequence ATGTCCGAGGAGAAAGGAAAGATCTTTGCACCCGTGAGCGAAAAAGAAGTGACCCGAGCCATCGTGGAGGGGTTCGCCAAACAGTTCATCGAGTATGTGGAGAGCGATTGTCTCATCATCGGTGGGGGGCCCAGCGGATTGATGGCCGGACGGGATCTGGCTTTGAAGGGCCTGAGGGTCTTGATCGTCGAGAGGAACAACTATATCGGCGGAGGGTTCTGGATCGGGGGATATCTGATGAACAAGCTGACGGTCCGGGAGCCGGGTCAGAAGATCCTCGGGGAATTGGGAATCCCTTACGAGAAAGTGACCGAGGGACTCTATGTCGCCGATGGTCCCCATGCCTGTTCCAAGCTGATCGCCTCGGCGTGTGATGCAGGGGTGAAGTTTGCCAACATGACCATATTCGATGACGTCGTCCTCAAAGAAGGCAACCGGGTCCGGGGGGCGGTGGTCAACTGGACTCCGGTTGAAGCGCTTCCCCGGGAAATAACCTGTGTTGACCCTATCGCGCTCGAGGCGAAAGTAGTCGTCGATTCGACAGGCCACGATGCCTGCGTCGTCAAAAAACTGGAGGAGAGGGGCCTGATCAAGACCTCCGGATACGGTGCGATGTGGGTCGAGGCCTCCGAAGATCTCGTGGTACAACATACGGGAGAGGCCTATCCAGGATTGGTGGTGACGGGAATGGCAGTGGCGACCACCTTCGGCCTTCCAAGAATGGGGCCGACCTTCGGCGCCATGTTGCTTTCAGGCCGAAAAGGGGCGGAGGTCATCCTGAAAAAGCTGGGCCAATGA
- a CDS encoding M67 family metallopeptidase — translation MDRMEPERRTHRSGSSEKVERNVLKIPKTIYERMIAHAQREAPLECCGILAGRDGRVERAFEMRNQEQSPTRYSLSPLDQLKVFDEMEKDGLEMVAIYHSHTHTDPYPSKTDIELAFYPEVTTVIVSLKEDPPLVRAYKIKEETVHPEEIEIV, via the coding sequence ATGGATCGAATGGAGCCGGAGCGAAGAACCCATCGAAGTGGGTCCTCCGAAAAAGTAGAGCGGAACGTGTTGAAGATTCCAAAGACGATCTACGAAAGGATGATCGCCCATGCCCAAAGGGAGGCCCCCCTCGAATGTTGCGGGATTCTGGCCGGCCGGGACGGAAGGGTCGAGAGGGCCTTCGAAATGCGAAACCAAGAACAGAGTCCAACGCGGTACTCCCTTTCGCCTTTGGATCAGTTGAAGGTCTTCGACGAAATGGAGAAGGATGGGTTGGAGATGGTGGCCATCTACCATTCCCATACCCATACGGATCCCTATCCGTCGAAAACGGACATCGAACTGGCCTTCTATCCGGAAGTGACCACGGTGATCGTTTCCCTGAAAGAGGATCCACCCCTCGTGAGGGCTTATAAAATTAAAGAAGAAACGGTTCATCCCGAGGAGATCGAGATCGTTTAA